gtctcagggaaaaaaaaaaaaaaaaaaaaaaaattccgttTACAACTTTGTTAGCCTTTTCTATGAGTTCTAGGAAAATGTCTACTTTTCTCAGATAATGCTTATACATCCTCTGCTTTTCTCCTTCTAGATATAAGCATATCCTCCTGTTCACTGCACCTAGAAATCCTCTGCCATGTTTGTGTGGCACGACTATAATGCTGCTTCCACACTTCTGTTGTTTCATTCTTGTTCCAAATCTCTGATCCCTCAGGATCACTACTTTTTCTCAGGATCACTACTTTTTctgggccaagcgcagtggctcatgtctgtaatcccagcactttgggaggccgaggcaggcagatcacctgagatcaggaattcaagaccagtctggccaacgtggtgaaaccccgtctctaccaaatagtaaaaaaattagccaggcatggtggcaggcgcttccaagcccagctactcaggaggcagaggcaagagaattgcttgaagcagggaggtggaggttgcagtgagctgagttcacaccactgcactccagcctgggggatagagtgagactgtctcaaaaaaacaaaaaacaaacaaacaaaaaaaaactaacaacaacaaaaaaaccttctaaaagaattattttttgtttttcagtatgaTGACACAAcaccttaaaaaatgttttatatcttttctttgagatggggtctcactctgttgcacaggctggagtgcaatgatctcacctcactgcaacctctgcctcccaggctcaagtgatcctcctacctcaccctcccaggtagctgggattgcaggtgtgagccaccacacccagccctttgtATCATTTTTAAGATTTGATGCTTGAGAACCCTAGCCTGCTAATCTTGACATCAGAAAACAAGAGTATGTTTTAatataacaatttcttttttgagacagggtctagctcttttgcctaggatggagtgcacaggcatgatcatagctcactgcagccttgagctcctgggttcaagcaatcctcctacctccgcctcccgagtagctgggactacaggcgagcgccaatacgcccagctaatttttgtatttttggtagagatggggtttcactgtgttgcccttgaactcctgggctccagcaatctgcccgccttggcttcccaaagacaCGCGTTGAGTCCCTGTGCCTGACTCatcccagtttcttttttttttcttgagacagagtcttgctctgtcaccaaggcttgaggtgcagtggagccatctaggctcactgcagcctccaccccctgggttcaagccattctcctgcacaggcgtgtgccactacacctggctaatttttgtatttttagtagagacagggtttcaccacgttggccagggtagtctcgaactcttgacctcaagtgacccacttcaagtgatccgccctccttggccccccaaagtgttgggattataggcatgagccactgcaaccagttTCTTAATAAGAACTAGTACTAAGCTATAACTTTGGTGagccggctgggtgcggtggctcacgcctgtaatcccagcactttgagaggctgaggtgaggaacaacatgatgaaacctgtctctactaaaaatacaaaaattagccaggcgtggtggtgcatgcttgtaatcgggaggctgaggcaggaaaattgcttgaactggagaggcagaggttgcagtgagctgagaaagtgctaccactgcagcctgggcaccaagagtgaaactctgtctcaaaaaaaaaaaaaatttggccggacacagtggctcatgcctgtaatcccagcactttgggaggccaaggcgggtggatcacctgaggtcaggagttcaagacaggcctggccaacatggcaaaaccccttctctattaaaaatacaaaaactagctgggcgtggtggcaggtgcctgtaatcccagctacttgggaggctgaggcaggagaatcacttgaacccaggaggtggaggttgcagtgagcctagatggcgccagtgcactccagcctgggtgacaggaacaaaactccattaaaaaaaattttttttctgtgagcctACCTACCTAGGTTGGGACCAGTCAGGTAAGATGTTCTATGATGGGCACCTTGGGGCACTAAGGCGCAAAGGACAAAGCACTGGCTGCTGCGAGAATAGGAGAAGCAGACGCTTTGGAATTCGACCTActtggctcagtggctcatgcctataatcccagcactttgggaggccaaggtgggtagactgcttgagcctaggatttcGAGATTAGCCTGTGCAACattgtaaaaccccatctctattttatggggggaaaaaaaaaaaaaaaaagacctactcAGCTGAATCTCAGCTTGGCTGCTTACTCACCATACCGTGTCATCTTAGCTGAATGATTTGGCCCATCTGCCCTCTAGTTTCTTCACATATAAAAAGTGCCTACGAAATGCCTACCACAAAGCCTGACATAGACAAATAATTTGTCCTGGTTTTGCCACTGACTATGATTCCAGGTCTCATTttctccatctgtacaaaaaggTTCACATAGATTACTCATCTCAAGTCTCAGCCAATGGTGTAATTCTATGATTGTTAATAAATTGTATTACCAAAAAAAGCTCAAACTATTTGGAAGCAATCCAATTTTCCAATGGTAatagttttatcatttttcattttgaagacaTAACCTAGCTTCTACTGGTCTGGTCTGCAAGGGTATGCTCATTGTTTCTATTGTGCAAATAAAATGTAGGTTAATATGTAGGAAATGGGGAAAATTTCTCAAAGTGAGAGCCACTTAGACCATTTACTATAAAGCCCTCATTTTAGAAAACCAGATGAAAACTCAAATGGTGCCttcctagttaaaaaaaaaaaaaaaaaaaaaaccaacacaaaaCTTGAACCTACCAGTTTGATATGCAGCTTCTGCTGCCATCTCTGAAAGACCAACTGCAGTCATCCaagtggtttccagcttcaagtACTCTTGGTGTTTTGAAGTCATCTATATAAATCAAGCAAAGTGCTTCAGACAGCATAAGAGGTCTAGCCCATTTAAATGGACTTAAAGTAGTAGATTTAGAGAACACTGATTATATTGATTAGACTTAATTCAATAATTTAGATACCACATGAGGTACGTGCACTAACACAGAAATGCCTAGAACTTTCTGCTTACCTCAGCTCTGGCTCCTATGATCACCTGCCACACTTCATCTTCCTCCTCTGAATTCATTTTCCCAAGTAAACTTGTATATTGTCGGTAAAGAGAAGTTAAGGTATAAACAGCCTACAAATACAGAATGAACAAGTCTGAGTAAAATAAGTGAGACATATCAGAAGGAATAGAGAGATTTCCACCTCAAGGAAATTAAGTCCCATTACAGCAAACTGGCTCTTCCATCCTGCTGCCTCAATGAAATTGCACTATTATCCTATGAAGTAAAGGTATCAGGACATTAGTATCTCCATCTGCAaacttctgtgtttttaaaagcttGTCAGCAattcagacacagaaagagaaaacaatgcAAGGGAAAACTCTAAAGGTTGAGGGAAAAAAAGCTGctggaaaatatatgtaaaacaaatgCACAAATGAGACTTCAATACTTTTGATTATCCATAtactctaaaaaatttttattggccgggtgcagtggctcatgcctgtaatcctagcactttgggaggctaagacacgTGGATCacgtgaagtcaggagttcgagaccagcttggccaacatggcaaaaccccgtctctactaaaaatacaaaaaaaattagccgggcatggtggcacacacctgtaatcccagctactcaggaggctgaggaaggaaaatcgcttgaacccaggaggcggagattgcagtgagctgacatcactccactgcactccagcctgcgtaagcaagactccatctcaaaataaaaaaaaatttattattttctacaaacAGGATGCTATGTCACCCAGACGGAAGTGCACTGGCatgttcatagctcactgtaatctcaaactcctagactcaagtgatcctcccacctcagcccctggagtaactgggactacaggcacacaacacaccatgcctggctaagtttaaaattttttttctgctagagATGGGGCTTGCTACATTGActgggttggtcttgaactcctggccccaagtgatcctcccgccttggcctcccaaactgctgggattacagatgtgagccaccacgcctggcccatataCTCTCTTTTCTATTAGGTTAGATCAGTGGCTTTTAAATAATCCTCACAGAGCAACCTCTGTTGATGGACCACAGGCCCCCGTGCCCTTAACTGAACCACATCAGCTTTACTCCTGTTTTATATACTAGGCTGCCACATTTAagatttttctgtaaaaaaaaaaaaaaggttcctgGGAAAAGTCTAAAAACGAGTGATTTAGATCAGGGCTCAGCAAACTTTTCGAAGGGCCTGACAGTAAATACTTTGGGCTCTGTGGGCCTTACAGCCTCTGCTGAAACTACTCAAATCCTCAAAAACCGTTATTGACAACACATAAACAAATAGGCCTGGCTATGTTTCAATCAAATACCAACATGGGTATCAGACACAATTTGGTTGTGAGCCATTATTTGCTAAACCATGGTTTAGAAGATCAAGAGTTAAGAGGAGACATACCTTAGTATATTCAGTAATAGCTTCAATCAATGCATatgtggtctgagagagaaaGGTAGAGGTGCTATCTGTTACCAAAGACACTGCTCTCCTCATCAATGCTTCACTACTAAGGGAATGAGGCTCCGATTTCTGAAAGACACAAACATTGTCACTCAACCTCTAAAGCTCAAACTGAGAACTTTTTCACCAACAGGcaagtaaaaaaaataattgtCATGCTGCTTAGTGTTTTAGGCTGAAACTGCACTATATTTCTTTGGGTTATATTTTTTTAAGGCCTTATTTTGGCAATTTAAGACAATATACAGAAATAATTCCGGAGTATGCTTTCTACCAACTTTCATTCTCTGCTCCAAAAAGCaaattatttctttacatataaaataaaatgtggcggggtgcggtggctcacacctgtaataccagcactttgagaggcagagacaggcggatcacttgaggtcaggagtttgagaccagcctggccaacatggtgaaaccctgtctttaccaaaaaatacaaaaattagctgggcagtagtggtgtgcgtctttaatcccagctactcgggaggctgaggcaggagaatcgattgaacccaggaggcagaggttacagtgagccgagactgtgccactgcactccagtctgggtgacagagcaagactctaaaaaaaaaaaaaaaaaaagtgccaggcacggtggctcacgcctgtaatcccagcactttgggaggctgaggcaggcggatcacgaggtcaggagattgagacgatcctggccaacatggtgaaaccccgtctctactaaaaatacaaaaattagctgggtgtggtggcacacgcctgtagtcccagctacttgggaggctgaggcagaagaatcacttgaacccaggaggcagaggttgcagtgagccgagactgcaccactgcgctccagcctggtgacagagcgagactacatctcaaaaaaaaaaaaaaaaaaaaaaaacacaaaaaaaaccccaaaactattGATTATAACCAACAAATTGATAAGATTACAATTCATTCATTAACAGTGTTAGATACTTGAGACGCAAGTCTCAACAAGACATTCTCTGCCCTCAAACACAGGTGCAGGGGTAGAGAGAGGAGGATGATGGGttaacagaactagaaaaatgaaCACAATCATGTATCATGGAAGCTGTGGGAGGAGTATGTATGAGCTACAGTGGGGGCATGCAGAAGGGAGCAATCAGTTCTATGTTGAGTGCTAATAGCTTAGAAAAGGCTTCATAAGTTTGATGAGGATTAAGCTGAGTCTAAtaaagtgggccaggcatggtggctaacgcctgtaatcccaatactttgggaggccgaggcgggtggatcacaaggtcaagagatcgagaccagcctggccaacatggcgaaaccccaactcaactaaaaatacaaaaaaaaaaaaaaaaaaaaattagctgggcatggtggcaggcacctgtagtcccagctacagagagccaagatcgtgccacttcactccagcctgggcgacagagcaagactctctctccaaaaaaaaaaaaaaaaaagtggatgggGGAGGGCAATTCTGAGCAGAATGAAGCAGTACAGTGTTGATGGGGGGACCtcggttattttatttattttttttgagacagagtctcactctgtcacccaggctggagtgcagtggttcaatcttggctcattgcaaccttcgcctcctgggttcaagcgattctcctgcctcagcttccccagtggctgggatttcaggcacctgccaccacgctttgctatttttttggtatatttagtagagatggggtttcatcatgttgcccaggctggttttgaactcctgacctcaagtgatacacatgctttggcctcccaaagtgctgggagccaccatgcccaccctgacctcagctattttaaaaaaggaaagactaaTATAATCACCTTAAGAGTTAAGGGACTGTGGCCACCTTGACTAAATACTGGCAACTGTAATGACACATCCTCCCTGACTCTCTGCCTTTTTCCTCCTCAGCAAAGCACTcttactcacacctgtaatcccagcacttcgggaggctgaggcaggcagatcacctgagatcaggagtttgagacaagcctggccaacatggtgaaaccccgtctctactaaaaagacacaaattagctgggcgtggtggcgggtacctgtaaccccagctactcgggaggctgaggcaggagaattgcctgaacccaggaggtggaggttgcagtgagccgagatcttgccattgcactccagcctgggcggtaaGAGTgaaactcgtctcaaaaaaaacaaaaacaaaaaaaaccaaaaaaaaaaaaagaaatcaatcccTCTATGTTGTCTTGTTTTTGCTATTCAGAGTACAAACACTCAGAATCACTGCATGTTGAAAGAGGCagtcaagaaatatttttgatatgaACAAATCAAGAactttatatttcaaataattaagTATTCATTAGGCATCTTATACAGGACtacaaaaggaagaaagacacCTCTGCTCACAAGAAGCTAATTTTGTCTCAATATTCTGATAAGTCTTCATAATGTGCTACATTTTATAATGTGTTTTCACTTGTTCCTCACAACAGTCCAGTTATTATCCTTTCTTATTTACAAGCAATGACATGGAACCTCAAAATAGTTATGTAACTTTTCCAAAAAGTCACATCTAGACCTCAAACCAAATCTCACTTCAAAGTCTGTACCCTTCCCCTTATGCTCTGATGACTCAGGAGAGTGCCAAAGGATTATcatcaaatatcaaaatatacaatattaagTGGCCAAAAAGGAGGAGATAGTTGTTGGACAGGAATAAGGAAAGGCTTTAAATAGAGGTGAGACTTGGTACTAAAGATACCTAGAATCAGAATGGCCAGGCATCCTGGAGAATAGGTaacaatgaggaaaataatacttTTGTTGCAGGGGATGTCCAGGGATCTAGCCTGGTTGGAGCTAAGAGAAATGAGACTCACTAGGGCCCTGGAGTGTAGGGAGACTTAGTTTGATTTTAGTTCTGAACGCCTCATGGAAAGCCACTGTAGGTTTTTCatttctcattctgttgcccaggatggagtatagtgttgtgatcccagctcactgcagccttgaactcctgaaatcaaatgatcctcctgcctcccaggtagctaggactaccgacacacgccaccacacctagctaattattttttgtagaggggtggtctcgctatgtttctcaggctggtctcgaactcttggcctacagtgatcctcccacctcagcctccaaaagtactgaCCACTAGGCACTGGTCAGCTAGGCACTGACCACTGAGGGGTTTTGAAGAATGGAAGTGGCATTGCTGTACTAAATGACTAGAGACCCCAGTCATGTGGCCCAGAACTGAGGTTAACTGGGCTTAGAAAGTAATATAATAACTGAGAAAGgacaaacctaaaaaaaaaaaatcttttgaatgaaaaaaaaaaaaaggttgtccCAATTGTGGTCGAAAATAGCCTGGTATTCAAGTGAGGGGTTTTAGGGCTATAGATTCATCAGCATGCAGAGATGACAACTAAAGTGAGGCACAGTAAGGTGAGGGCTCATGAGTGAGCCTCAGAAGATGCTGAAAATACTTGTAATACATGGAATTAATCTTCCTTTTGTGATGAACACACACGTTAAGTGGCAGGAATATTTTGCCGAAATGGAGCTTGCTGGTTTCCTCTCTAGCTCTTCCCCATAAAGCATATaagctatgattttttttaaatgaagtgccACTTTTATATCAACTACTTAATTGACAGCTCCACCTAGATGTTTCCTAGACATCTTAGAAATGACatttccaaaaaatttttttcctttcaaaacccACTCCTCTCCATCCTACTAAATGGCATCGCCATTCATTCAGTTGCTAAGGCCTTTAAAAAATCTTGgaatctggccgggtgcagtggctcacgcctgtaatcccagcactttgggaggccgaggcaggtggatcacgaggtcaggagatcgagaccatcctggctaacacggtgaaacgctgtctctactacaaatacaaaaaaattaccaggaTGTgctggcaggcccctgtagtcccagctactcaggaggctgaggcaggagaatggtgtgaaccca
The Gorilla gorilla gorilla isolate KB3781 chromosome 10, NHGRI_mGorGor1-v2.1_pri, whole genome shotgun sequence genome window above contains:
- the DIABLO gene encoding diablo IAP-binding mitochondrial protein isoform X2, with amino-acid sequence MAALKSWLSRSVASFFRYRQCLCVPVVANFKKRCFSELIRPWHKTVTVGFGVTLCAVPIAQKSEPHSLSSEALMRRAVSLVTDSTSTFLSQTTYALIEAITEYTKAVYTLTSLYRQYTSLLGKMNSEEEDEVWQVIIGARAEMTSKHQEYLKLETTWMTAVGLSEMAAEAAYQTEVFSSKSEEEDACHSPLPVNIVLKVLVNAVRSKCSTDELIKCIYPDGEIH
- the DIABLO gene encoding diablo IAP-binding mitochondrial protein isoform X3, whose amino-acid sequence is MAALKSWLSRSVASFFRYRQCLCVPVVANFKKRCFSELIRPWHKTVTVGFGVTLCAVPIAQKSEPHSLSSEALMRRAVSLVTDSTSTFLSQTTYALIEAITEYTKAVYTLTSLYRQYTSLLGKMNSEEEDEVWQVIIGARAEMTSKHQEYLKLETTWMTAVGLSEMAAEAAYQTEVFSSKSEEEDACHSPLPVNIVLKVLVNAAQIRPL
- the DIABLO gene encoding diablo IAP-binding mitochondrial protein isoform X4 → MRRAVSLVTDSTSTFLSQTTYALIEAITEYTKAVYTLTSLYRQYTSLLGKMNSEEEDEVWQVIIGARAEMTSKHQEYLKLETTWMTAVGLSEMAAEAAYQTGADQASITARNHIQLVKLQVEEVHQLSRKAETKLAEAQIEELRQKTQEEGEERAESEQEAYLRED